One genomic region from Nymphaea colorata isolate Beijing-Zhang1983 chromosome 10, ASM883128v2, whole genome shotgun sequence encodes:
- the LOC116262837 gene encoding NAC domain-containing protein 43-like, with amino-acid sequence MLRSRVGGGMNLQVNGQASVPPGFRFHPTEEELLHYYLRKKVNYEKIDLDVIKEVDLNKLEPWDLQEKCRIGSTPQSDWYFFSHKDKKYPTGTRTNRATAAGFWKATGRDKIIHSSSKRIGMRKTLVFYRGRAPHGQKSDWIMHEYRLDDNLDSASPVTVTESIQEEGWVVCRVFKKKNHHYKREESPVGPGPLATKVTDLNSCLDGTLDQVLLYMSRTCKEDSPENKLKQLHQFQGFQALAQLPNDGPPELRLPYFSDIETTSSAPTTAANLSSIAGDGHDCTGLRATAAVYTGNTDHVLHDWTSLDRFVASHLNGEEETSRQLACFNGQPTFLCQVPEPDLHFPPLLPQNSRLFGTATNDLENDIDNWSLPRSSTDSEFLSSGIL; translated from the exons ATGTTGAGGAGCAGAGTGGGAGGAGGCATGAATCTGCAGGTCAATGGCCAAGCTAGCGTTCCACCAGGCTTTAGATTTCATCCAACAGAGGAGGAGCTCCTGCACTATTACTTGAGGAAGAAGGTGAACTATGAGAAGATTGACTtggatgtcatcaaagaagttGATCTCAACAAGCTTGAACCCTGGGATCTTCaag AGAAGTGTAGGATTGGATCCACGCCTCAGAGCGACTGGTATTTCTTTAGCCACAAGGACAAGAAGTACCCGACGGGGACGAGAACCAACAGAGCAACCGCAGCAGGGTTTTGGAAGGCGACGGGGAGGGACAAGATCATCCACTCGAGCTCCAAACGCATTGGCATGAGGAAGACGCTGGTGTTCTACAGGGGCAGGGCGCCTCACGGCCAGAAGTCGGACTGGATCATGCACGAGTACCGCCTCGACGACAATCTCGACTCGGCCTCTCCCGTCACA GTAACCGAGTCCATACAGGAAGAAGGATGGGTGGTGTGTAGAGTCTTCAAGAAGAAGAATCACCATTATAAGAGGGAGGAAAGTCCAGTCGGGCCGGGGCCGCTGGCGACGAAAGTGACGGACTTGAATTCCTGCCTCGACGGCACACTGGACCAAGTGCTGCTGTACATGAGCCGCACATGCAAGGAGGATTCGCCGGAGAACAAATTGAAGCAGCTGCACCAGTTTCAAGGCTTTCAAGCACTGGCACAGCTTCCCAACGATGGCCCGCCGGAGCTTCGCTTGCCATATTTTTCCGACATCGAAACCACCTCTTCCGCTCCGACCACGGCCGCAAACCTCTCCAGTATTGCCGGAGACGGCCATGACTGCACAGGGCTGAGGGCGACTGCGGCCGTGTATACCGGGAACACGGATCATGTTCTTCACGACTGGACGTCTCTTGATCGTTTCGTTGCTTCTCACCTCAATGGTGAAGAAGAGACGTCGAGGCAACTGGCCTGCTTCAATGGGCAGCCGACGTTCTTGTGCCAAGTGCCTGAACCCGACCTCCATTTCCCTCCCCTCCTTCCGCAGAACAGTAGGCTGTTCGGCACCGCTACAAACGACTTGGAAAACGACATTGACAATTGGAGTTTGCCACGGTCATCCACTGATTCAGAATTCTTGTCCTCCGGCATTCTCTGA